Proteins encoded by one window of Deinococcus yavapaiensis KR-236:
- a CDS encoding cysteine desulfurase family protein, which translates to MLDASRPVYMDYHATTPVDERVVRAMLPYFTDVFANAASVDHEAGAQANAAVEAARDHVARLLGARSDEIVFTSGATEADNLAILGATEKLADKGNHVITTVAEHKAVLDACKHLERLGKRVTYLPVDAYGRVNLDELREAITNETVLISIMAANNEIGTVAPLAEIGAIARERGVLFHTDATQAVGYIDIDVVKQHIDLLSLSAHKFYGPKGVGALYVRKRGKRVRLAPQLHGGGHERGMRSGTLNVPGIVGLGAAADIARKEREALAARLRHLRDRLWHALQAAVPGVELNGHPTERLPHNLSVFIPGVESRSLLVQTKRDVALSTGSACTTASVEPSHVLLALGFGENRAHQSVRFGLGRGTTEAEVDFVAARVADAAARLRQLVAS; encoded by the coding sequence GTGCTTGACGCGTCCCGTCCGGTGTACATGGATTACCACGCGACCACGCCCGTGGATGAGCGGGTTGTGCGCGCGATGCTGCCGTACTTCACGGATGTGTTCGCGAACGCCGCGAGCGTTGATCACGAAGCGGGCGCGCAGGCGAACGCCGCCGTGGAGGCCGCTCGGGACCACGTGGCGCGCCTGCTCGGCGCGCGCAGCGACGAAATCGTGTTCACGAGCGGCGCGACCGAAGCGGACAACCTTGCGATTCTCGGGGCGACCGAGAAACTCGCGGATAAAGGCAATCACGTCATCACCACGGTCGCGGAACACAAAGCGGTCCTCGACGCGTGCAAGCACCTTGAGCGTCTCGGGAAACGCGTGACGTACCTGCCTGTGGATGCGTACGGCCGCGTGAATCTCGATGAATTACGCGAAGCCATCACGAACGAGACGGTGTTGATTTCCATCATGGCGGCAAACAACGAAATCGGCACGGTCGCGCCGCTCGCCGAGATCGGCGCGATTGCTCGCGAGCGCGGCGTGCTGTTTCATACGGACGCCACGCAGGCCGTCGGGTACATCGACATCGACGTCGTGAAGCAGCACATTGACCTCTTGTCGCTTTCCGCCCACAAGTTTTACGGCCCGAAAGGGGTGGGGGCATTGTACGTGCGCAAACGCGGCAAGCGCGTGCGTCTCGCGCCGCAACTGCACGGCGGCGGACACGAGCGTGGCATGCGCAGCGGCACCCTCAACGTGCCGGGCATCGTCGGGCTGGGCGCCGCGGCCGACATCGCCCGCAAAGAACGCGAAGCGCTCGCGGCCCGCCTGCGGCACCTGCGTGACCGCTTGTGGCACGCGTTGCAAGCGGCCGTTCCGGGCGTTGAACTCAACGGACACCCGACCGAGCGTCTTCCGCACAACCTCAGTGTCTTCATTCCCGGCGTGGAAAGCCGGTCGCTGCTCGTGCAAACGAAGCGTGACGTGGCGCTTTCCACCGGGTCGGCATGCACCACTGCGTCGGTGGAGCCGTCGCACGTGCTGTTGGCATTGGGTTTCGGCGAAAACCGCGCGCATCAATCTGTGCGTTTCGGGTTGGGTCGAGGCACGACCGAAGCGGAGGTGGACTTCGTCGCAGCTCGCGTCGCAGACGCGGCAGCTCGCTTGAGACAGTTGGTGGCTTCGTGA
- the dndE gene encoding DNA sulfur modification protein DndE yields MSLNKVYVDREADYRLRALKARTGLTPNLLCRLGFCLSLAEPGVPELELYANGQEREFNRYTLTGEWDPLFFALLRERLHRDGLDPVADLEAQFKAHLGRGVQMLSQRVKTMADLAALIVTMQDKAGGVRA; encoded by the coding sequence ATGAGTTTAAACAAGGTGTACGTGGACCGCGAAGCGGATTACCGCTTGCGCGCCCTCAAAGCTCGCACGGGTCTCACCCCGAACTTGTTGTGCCGCCTTGGGTTTTGCTTGTCACTCGCGGAACCTGGCGTGCCCGAACTGGAGTTGTACGCCAACGGTCAAGAACGCGAATTCAACCGCTACACCCTCACGGGTGAATGGGATCCGTTGTTCTTCGCGCTGCTGCGTGAGCGACTGCACCGCGACGGCCTTGACCCGGTGGCGGACTTGGAAGCGCAGTTCAAGGCGCACCTCGGGCGAGGCGTGCAGATGCTGTCGCAACGCGTCAAAACCATGGCAGACCTCGCGGCGCTCATCGTGACGATGCAAGACAAAGCGGGAGGTGTTCGTGCTTGA
- a CDS encoding DGQHR domain-containing protein, with the protein MTTTDVTSALEKIRDAQALQRRIVQDLLDDQLHDETRVLVTAGRMGVTTSYVGTVSFRWIDRNVKIFTQLDLIRNRLDDRGQFVLDNESIDELQQRAPDWSRQAVLVHYLLRNRARKFPAMLLVVSEAWVNDPAAPEWNAEGRATKASVPFARLDGQGRVGLVELRRGVTVYVVDGQHRLMGIQGLLELLRTGHLDLRAANRKPTGVESLEQLKVSLGLTDADIASVEDETMGVEFIPAVMQGETREDARRRVRSTFVHVNKTARPLTHGELAALDEEDGFAIVARTIARQHPLFKKEESGDRVSLKTTALPDRSKWLTALATLTDMARGYLGAAAPFRAWVPRRKDELATRPDETELEDATRRFREFWDGVASLPSFASIQKGEATIDEWRQFPTRAKGKSVGHGHLLMRPVGQSILADAVGKLHRNGQGVPLADLVSRLRRLDEAHLFDRVDAPTSPWYGVVYDPVGQRIVLSGRDAGVLILTHLLGGESALTPAERARLLEQYRKLRTVPGENGAALYWNASGDRVASPDAIELPRAPEGTA; encoded by the coding sequence GTGACGACGACCGACGTGACGAGCGCCCTCGAGAAGATTCGCGACGCGCAAGCGCTGCAGCGCCGCATCGTGCAAGATCTGCTCGATGATCAACTGCACGATGAAACGCGGGTGCTCGTCACGGCGGGCCGCATGGGCGTCACGACGTCCTACGTCGGCACCGTCAGTTTCCGCTGGATCGACCGGAACGTCAAAATTTTCACGCAACTCGACCTCATCCGCAACCGCCTCGATGACCGCGGGCAATTCGTGCTGGACAACGAAAGCATCGACGAATTGCAGCAACGCGCGCCTGACTGGTCTCGCCAAGCGGTCCTCGTGCATTACTTGCTGCGCAACCGCGCCCGAAAGTTTCCCGCGATGCTGCTCGTGGTGTCCGAAGCATGGGTGAACGACCCGGCCGCGCCCGAATGGAACGCGGAAGGCCGCGCCACGAAAGCCTCCGTGCCGTTCGCGCGGCTCGACGGGCAGGGCCGCGTGGGACTCGTCGAACTTCGCCGCGGCGTCACGGTGTACGTCGTGGACGGTCAGCACCGTCTGATGGGCATTCAAGGCTTGTTGGAGTTGCTGCGCACCGGTCACTTGGATTTACGCGCCGCGAACCGCAAACCCACGGGCGTGGAAAGCCTCGAGCAACTCAAAGTCAGCCTCGGCTTGACCGACGCGGATATCGCCAGCGTCGAAGACGAAACGATGGGCGTGGAATTCATCCCGGCGGTCATGCAAGGCGAAACGCGCGAGGACGCGCGCCGCCGCGTGCGCTCGACCTTCGTGCACGTCAACAAAACGGCTCGGCCACTCACGCACGGTGAGCTCGCCGCGCTCGACGAGGAAGACGGCTTCGCGATCGTGGCGCGCACGATCGCGCGTCAGCACCCGTTGTTCAAGAAAGAAGAAAGCGGAGACCGCGTGAGCCTCAAGACGACGGCGCTGCCCGACCGCAGCAAATGGCTCACGGCCCTCGCGACGCTCACGGACATGGCGCGCGGATACCTCGGGGCGGCCGCGCCTTTTCGCGCGTGGGTGCCGCGCCGCAAAGATGAACTGGCCACGCGGCCTGACGAAACCGAATTGGAGGACGCCACGCGCCGCTTTCGCGAATTTTGGGATGGCGTGGCGAGCTTGCCGAGCTTCGCGTCCATTCAAAAGGGCGAAGCGACGATCGACGAATGGCGGCAATTTCCGACGCGCGCCAAAGGCAAAAGCGTCGGGCACGGTCACCTCCTCATGCGTCCGGTCGGGCAAAGTATCCTTGCGGACGCCGTCGGGAAGTTGCACCGCAACGGCCAAGGCGTTCCGCTCGCGGACCTCGTGTCGCGGTTGCGCCGCCTTGACGAAGCGCACTTGTTCGACCGCGTTGACGCGCCCACCAGTCCTTGGTACGGCGTTGTGTACGACCCCGTCGGGCAGCGCATCGTGCTGTCCGGCCGAGACGCGGGCGTGTTGATTCTCACGCACCTGCTTGGCGGAGAAAGCGCCCTCACGCCTGCCGAGCGCGCCCGCCTTCTCGAGCAGTACCGGAAACTCCGCACGGTGCCCGGTGAAAACGGCGCTGCCCTGTACTGGAACGCCAGCGGGGACCGCGTGGCGTCACCGGACGCGATCGAGTTGCCTCGCGCGCCCGAAGGCACCGCGTGA